The sequence below is a genomic window from Streptomyces sp. NBC_00289.
AGGGGTGGTAGTTGTCCGGGCCGAACAGCTCGCGCGGGTTCGCCTCGAACTCGGGGCCCAGCAGGTCGCCCAGCGACACCGTACGGCCGCCCTGTTCCACCGCCCCGATGGTCTGCGCCGCCGCCAGCTGGCGGGACGCCCGCCGGGCCAGCCACCGTAACGGCTGCTGCACCGGCTCGATCGTGCCCAGGTCGGGACAGGTGCCGACGACGACCTCGGCGCCGGCCGTGCGCAGCCGCCGTACCGCCGCCGACAGGTGACGTACCGAACGGGTCGGCGGCATCCGGTGGGTCACGTCGTTCGCGCCGATCATGATCACGCAGACGTCGGGCACCCGGGCGGGGTCCGACAGGGCCAGCACCACCTGCCGGTCCAGGTCGTCGGAGCAGGCCCCCGGCAGGGCCGCGTTGCGCAGCTCCACCGGGCGCTCGGCGACCGCCGCCAGTCCCGAGGCCAGCAGCGCGCCCGGCGTCTGCCCGCCCCGGTGCACGCCCTGGCCCGCCGCCGTCGAGTCGCCCAGCATCGCCAGCCGCAGCGGCGGCTCACCCGGTACGGAGTACCCGAGGCCGTACAGACCCTGCGCGTTCGGCACATGCGGTGCCGAGCCGTTGCCCACCTGCCGCTTGGCCAGCCGCACCTCGGCCAGCACCAGACCGACCGCTGCCGCGCCGGCCAGGCCGATCCCGCCGCCGCCATAGGCCGCGCCGGCGGCGATCCGCCGGGCCACCCTCGCTCTCGACATGCTCGTCATACGTCGCCGCCACCTCCACGTACCGGTACACCCACTGCTTGCCCCGCACGCACCGTCGCCAAATCCCCACGGGCGGTGAACGACCGTCACGGGTGCCGGACGGGCCGTCGGATTCCCCCTGCCCCGCGAGGCCCGGCCCGCACGCCGGCGACCGCCGAACCACCCGCGTGGCTCCACGTCCGCCCGGATCCGGACGAACAGCGGGAATCCGGCGGCAGGGCCTAGGCTGGCGGAACCACTACGACCACTTCTTTTGCAAGCATCCGGAGACAACGGTGCAATTCCACGACTCGATGATCAGCCTCGTCGGCAACACCCCGCTGCTGAGGCTCAACAGCGTGACCAAGGGCATTCGGGCGACCGTCCTGGCCAAGGTGGAGTACTTCAACCCCGGCGGTTCCGTGAAGGACCGCATCGCCCTGCGCATGATCGAGGCGGCCGAGCAGAGCGGCGAGCTCCGGCCCGGCGGCACCATCGTCGAGCCGACCAGCGGCAACACCGGGGTCGGGCTCGCGATCGTGGCCCAGCAGAAGGGCTACAAGTGCATCTTCGTATGCCCCGACAAGGTGTCCCTCGACAAGATCAACGTGATGCGGGCCTACGGGGCCGATGTGGTCGTCTGTCCGACCGCCGTCGATCCCGAGCACCCGGACTCGTACTACAACGTCTCCGACCGCCTCGTGCGCGAGACGCCGGGCGCCTGGAAGCCCGACCAGTACTCCAACCCGAACAACCCGCTCTCCCACTACCACTCCACGGGCCCCGAGCTGTGGGAGCAGACCGACGGGCGGATCACGCACTTCGTCGCGGGTGTGGGGACCGGCGGCACCATCTCCGGCACCGGGAGCTATCTGAAGGACGCCAGTGACGGCAAGGTGCAGGTCGTCGGCGCCGACCCGGAGGGCTCCGTGTACTCCGGCGGCTCCGGCCGGCCGTACCTCGTCGAGGGGGTCGGCGAGGACTTCTGGCCGACGGCCTACGACCGGAGCGTCGCCGACGAGATCGTCGCCGTGTCCGACAAGGACTCCTTCCAGATGACCCGGCGGCTGGCGAAGGAGGAGGGCCTGCTGGTGGGCGGCTCCTGCGGGATGGCCGTCGTGGCCGCGTTGCGCGTCGCCGAGCGCCTCGGCCCCGAGGACGTCGTCGTCGTCCTCCTCCCCGACAGCGGCCGCGGCTACCTGTCGAAGATCTTCAACGACGAGTGGATGGCCGACTACGGCTTCCTCGAGGACGAGGGCCCCAGCGCCCGCGTCGCCGACGTGCTCAGCGACAAGGTGCACGGCGCCATCCCCTCCCTCGTCCACATGCACCCGGACGAGACCGTCGGCGAGGCCATCGAGGTGCTGCGCGAATACGGCGTCTCGCAGATGCCGATCGTCAAGCCCGGCGCCGGTCACCCGGACGTCATGGCCGCCGAGGTCGTCGGCTCCGTCGTCGAACGCGAGCTGCTCGACGCCCTGTTCACCCAGCGGGCCTCGCTGGAGGACCCGCTGGAGAAGCACATGTCGGCGCCGCTGCCGCAGGTCGGCTCCGGCGA
It includes:
- a CDS encoding cystathionine beta-synthase, whose amino-acid sequence is MQFHDSMISLVGNTPLLRLNSVTKGIRATVLAKVEYFNPGGSVKDRIALRMIEAAEQSGELRPGGTIVEPTSGNTGVGLAIVAQQKGYKCIFVCPDKVSLDKINVMRAYGADVVVCPTAVDPEHPDSYYNVSDRLVRETPGAWKPDQYSNPNNPLSHYHSTGPELWEQTDGRITHFVAGVGTGGTISGTGSYLKDASDGKVQVVGADPEGSVYSGGSGRPYLVEGVGEDFWPTAYDRSVADEIVAVSDKDSFQMTRRLAKEEGLLVGGSCGMAVVAALRVAERLGPEDVVVVLLPDSGRGYLSKIFNDEWMADYGFLEDEGPSARVADVLSDKVHGAIPSLVHMHPDETVGEAIEVLREYGVSQMPIVKPGAGHPDVMAAEVVGSVVERELLDALFTQRASLEDPLEKHMSAPLPQVGSGEPVADLMTVLGSADAAIVLVEGKPTGVVSRQDLLAFLAKGGK
- a CDS encoding SGNH/GDSL hydrolase family protein, with product MTSMSRARVARRIAAGAAYGGGGIGLAGAAAVGLVLAEVRLAKRQVGNGSAPHVPNAQGLYGLGYSVPGEPPLRLAMLGDSTAAGQGVHRGGQTPGALLASGLAAVAERPVELRNAALPGACSDDLDRQVVLALSDPARVPDVCVIMIGANDVTHRMPPTRSVRHLSAAVRRLRTAGAEVVVGTCPDLGTIEPVQQPLRWLARRASRQLAAAQTIGAVEQGGRTVSLGDLLGPEFEANPRELFGPDNYHPSAEGYATAAMALLPTVCAALGLWPADEERPDVSRREGFLPVARAAAEAASEAGTEVAAAMPSGPKGPWALLKRRRRRLLAAERVDEPVGGPHGADSAEN